A single region of the Biomaibacter acetigenes genome encodes:
- a CDS encoding ABC transporter substrate-binding protein, protein MFKKSLVLLVVLLLVVTTLAGCGQKPAQQSGSEQQQQQPSQQPAAEAPKNILRMAIMSNPPKLDPVFATDTSSSRIIYQIFETLVDYDKDGNVQPLLAESWDISPDKKTYTFHLRKGVHFHKTIEGKPTANGGREVKADDWVWTFNYILSPETKSPRAYFLDMIKGYKDYQDGKTDHIAGISKVDDYTLKIEIDYPFAPFLSILAYNTFNVLPKEDVEKYGKEQFNFHPVGTGPFKFEQWVQDDKIVLSKNEDYWKKDKDGNQLPYLDGLEFRIVTDLAMEWTEFGLGNFDQIEEVDDPYYAEAKTKEGFQERAMLGTYYYGFNLTKAPFKGNKALRQAFNYAIDRKGLIDMVRNGRALPATGVLPPGMMGYDESIQPQYTFDPEKAKALMKEAGYPNGLKVELVYNTSEGHKRIAEALQSQFKNVGIDVSLKNIDWGALLDATDKLEIPFFRMGWVADYPDPDNFLYVLLHSSNIGPKGNYSGFNNKEFDDLTAQARVETDPAKRTELYKKAESIAREEAPWLFIYHYTTHSMVQPYVKNVELPFFGEFSMKYTEVKLEK, encoded by the coding sequence ATGTTCAAAAAAAGCCTTGTGTTATTAGTAGTGCTTTTACTTGTAGTGACGACTCTTGCTGGCTGCGGTCAAAAACCTGCACAGCAGAGCGGCAGTGAACAGCAACAGCAGCAACCATCACAACAGCCTGCGGCAGAAGCACCCAAGAATATACTGCGAATGGCGATAATGTCCAATCCTCCAAAGCTTGACCCTGTATTTGCTACAGATACATCTTCTTCAAGGATAATATACCAGATATTCGAGACCCTGGTGGATTACGATAAGGACGGTAATGTACAGCCATTGCTGGCCGAGTCGTGGGATATCTCTCCGGATAAGAAGACATACACGTTCCATCTCAGAAAAGGCGTACATTTCCATAAAACCATTGAAGGCAAGCCTACCGCCAATGGCGGCCGTGAGGTAAAAGCTGACGACTGGGTATGGACATTTAATTACATCTTAAGTCCGGAAACTAAATCGCCCAGGGCATATTTCCTGGATATGATAAAAGGATACAAAGATTACCAGGATGGTAAGACCGACCATATCGCAGGTATTTCCAAGGTCGACGATTACACCCTGAAGATTGAAATAGATTATCCATTTGCACCTTTCCTGAGCATTCTCGCTTACAACACCTTTAACGTTCTTCCCAAGGAGGATGTGGAAAAATACGGTAAAGAGCAGTTCAACTTCCATCCCGTAGGAACCGGTCCTTTCAAGTTTGAACAGTGGGTCCAGGATGATAAGATTGTTCTTTCCAAAAACGAAGATTACTGGAAGAAAGACAAGGATGGCAATCAATTGCCATATCTGGATGGCCTGGAATTCAGGATTGTAACAGACCTTGCCATGGAATGGACAGAGTTTGGCCTGGGTAACTTTGACCAGATCGAAGAAGTTGATGATCCATACTATGCGGAGGCTAAAACGAAGGAAGGTTTCCAGGAACGTGCAATGCTGGGTACCTACTACTATGGATTCAACCTCACAAAGGCCCCCTTTAAGGGTAACAAGGCTCTCCGCCAGGCTTTCAACTATGCTATCGACCGTAAAGGCCTCATCGACATGGTGAGGAACGGCAGAGCACTGCCCGCCACCGGTGTGCTGCCTCCGGGAATGATGGGATACGATGAGAGCATACAGCCGCAGTATACCTTCGATCCCGAAAAAGCTAAGGCCCTCATGAAGGAAGCCGGTTACCCCAACGGTTTGAAAGTAGAGCTGGTTTACAATACCAGCGAAGGTCATAAGAGGATAGCCGAAGCGCTTCAATCCCAATTCAAGAACGTTGGAATCGACGTTTCATTAAAGAACATCGACTGGGGCGCATTGCTTGACGCCACCGACAAGCTGGAGATTCCGTTCTTCCGCATGGGCTGGGTGGCTGACTATCCAGATCCTGATAATTTCCTGTATGTGCTCCTGCATTCTTCCAATATTGGACCTAAAGGAAATTATTCGGGCTTCAACAACAAGGAATTCGATGACCTGACGGCCCAGGCAAGGGTAGAAACAGATCCTGCCAAACGCACCGAGCTTTACAAGAAAGCTGAAAGTATCGCTCGGGAAGAAGCTCCCTGGCTGTTCATCTACCACTATACCACACACTCTATGGTTCAGCCTTATGTTAAAAATGTAGAACTGCCTTTCTTCGGTGAGTTCTCCATGAAATATACCGAAGTAAAGCTAGAAAAATAG